The Arenicella xantha genome window below encodes:
- a CDS encoding amidohydrolase yields the protein MNKYLIALSIAIFSIGAKAESKVTLVSNATVYTVDSEQPTADAFAYQNGKFIAVGKHADLRNAYPDAMPLDLDGATVVPGIIDAHGHLLGLGQSLMFADLMGTNNKAEIIALLQARAKDLVDGQWLLGRGWDQNDWPVKELPTAADLDAAFPDRPVWLERVDGHANWGNSKAMSFANKDLSGDWQPEGGEIVRNAKGQASGVFVDNAVALIQQQVPAATEAELTEALTLAMQKTASVGLTAMHDAGTSLQVWKLLESLNQQDKLTVRVYAMADGANEMLSYLCDNGASIDPAARLTARAVKLYSDGALGSRGAALLSDYSDDPSNMGLLIESEDTLKKHATRAEACGLQVNIHAIGDRGNRVTLNVLEASNTKDNPGRHRIEHSQIVEATDFKRFKELGLIASVQPTHATSDMYWAEDRVGPQRIQGAYAWQTFIEAGVPLALGSDFPVERAAPLPGFYAAVARQDAKGWPEKGWYADQALTREQALHGFTLGAAYAAFQEDQLGSIEVGKRADFVVLSKDIMQIPVAEILDTKILGTYIDGTAVFQAQP from the coding sequence ATGAATAAGTACTTGATTGCTCTGTCCATTGCTATCTTTTCAATCGGTGCTAAAGCCGAAAGCAAGGTCACGCTAGTCAGCAATGCGACAGTCTACACAGTGGATTCTGAGCAACCGACGGCGGATGCATTCGCCTATCAGAATGGCAAGTTTATCGCGGTTGGCAAACACGCCGACTTGCGTAATGCCTACCCAGATGCAATGCCGCTTGATTTAGACGGCGCCACCGTGGTTCCTGGCATTATTGATGCCCACGGTCACTTACTCGGCTTAGGCCAAAGCTTAATGTTTGCAGACTTAATGGGCACCAATAATAAGGCTGAAATAATTGCCTTATTACAAGCACGTGCAAAAGACTTGGTAGATGGCCAATGGCTATTAGGTCGCGGCTGGGACCAAAATGATTGGCCAGTTAAAGAGCTTCCAACCGCCGCCGATCTTGATGCAGCGTTTCCAGATCGCCCAGTATGGTTGGAGCGTGTCGATGGTCACGCGAACTGGGGCAACAGCAAAGCCATGTCGTTTGCCAACAAAGATCTCAGTGGTGACTGGCAACCCGAAGGGGGCGAAATAGTACGGAACGCTAAGGGCCAAGCAAGTGGTGTATTTGTCGATAACGCCGTCGCTCTTATCCAGCAGCAAGTACCTGCGGCTACCGAAGCAGAACTAACCGAAGCGTTAACACTCGCCATGCAAAAAACCGCCAGTGTGGGCTTAACCGCCATGCACGATGCCGGCACTTCATTGCAAGTATGGAAGCTCCTCGAATCCCTTAATCAGCAAGACAAATTAACCGTACGTGTTTATGCCATGGCCGATGGCGCTAACGAGATGTTGAGCTACCTTTGTGATAACGGTGCCAGCATTGACCCAGCGGCTCGCTTAACCGCGCGCGCCGTTAAACTTTACAGCGATGGTGCGTTAGGGTCTCGTGGCGCTGCGCTACTTAGTGATTACAGCGATGACCCCAGCAATATGGGGCTATTAATTGAAAGTGAAGACACACTCAAAAAGCACGCTACCCGCGCAGAGGCTTGCGGCTTGCAGGTTAATATCCACGCAATTGGCGACCGCGGCAATCGCGTTACTTTAAACGTGCTCGAAGCGTCTAACACTAAAGATAACCCCGGCCGCCACCGTATAGAACACTCACAAATCGTTGAAGCAACGGACTTCAAGCGTTTCAAAGAGCTAGGTTTAATCGCTTCAGTGCAGCCTACACACGCAACCAGCGACATGTATTGGGCGGAAGACCGTGTTGGCCCACAGCGCATTCAAGGTGCTTATGCTTGGCAAACATTTATTGAGGCCGGTGTTCCATTGGCCTTGGGTTCTGATTTTCCGGTTGAACGCGCCGCCCCATTACCCGGCTTTTATGCCGCGGTTGCGCGACAAGATGCCAAAGGCTGGCCAGAGAAAGGTTGGTACGCAGATCAAGCGTTAACCCGTGAACAAGCACTACATGGGTTCACCTTAGGTGCAGCCTATGCCGCATTCCAAGAAGATCAGCTTGGCTCAATTGAAGTCGGTAAGCGGGCTGACTTTGTAGTGCTGTCAAAAGATATCATGCAGATACCCGTCGCTGAAATTTTAGACACTAAGATTCTCGGTACTTACATCGACGGCACTGCAGTGTTTCAAGCACAACCATAG
- a CDS encoding 2-oxoacid:acceptor oxidoreductase subunit alpha, producing MSPLNKPPVMEPVVNDFVVKFANVNGSGSASANSMFAKAIFRMGIPVSPRNIFPSNIQGAPTWYEVRISEQGYLGRRGGQVELMVSVNPQSMADDVNSVCPGGYFFYDNTYPLDFKLIRDDIHYIGLPLTEITNNAFSNPRLQQLFKNIIYVGSLAYLIGIEFEALESIVNDTFKRKPKLIPPNIEALQLGFDEAKKVYDNPLPLQLKRSHKNDGKVLLEGNAACGLGAVYGGATVCAWYPITPSTSVAEGFEKYAKRFRIDPETGKNNFAIVQAEDELSAIGMVIGANWNGARSFTATSGPGVSLMQEFLGLAYFAEIPAVLIDVQRTGPSTGMPTRTQQSDILISAYASHGDTKQVLLFPATPKECFELTADAFDIAERLQTPVIMLTDLDLGMNEHICDNLVWDDTRSYDRGKLVSAEDLDNMGRFGRYLDVDGDGIPYRTVAGTHPEKGAYFTRGTSRDEYAVYTEKGEEYQRNMERLEVKWATAPQYLPKPIETLRDDSNSVGVIHFGTSNEATREALETLTADGHAANDLRVLAFPFHAEVLEFIERHDKIFVVEQNRDAQFKSLLVNELEIHPKSLTSVLHYNGDPISARVVRSVIESHLETSSSQPSVAANDAQQ from the coding sequence ATGAGCCCGTTAAACAAGCCACCGGTTATGGAACCCGTGGTGAATGATTTTGTCGTCAAGTTCGCCAACGTGAATGGCTCCGGTTCAGCCAGTGCCAATAGCATGTTTGCCAAAGCTATTTTTCGAATGGGTATTCCGGTGAGTCCGCGCAATATCTTTCCGTCAAATATCCAAGGTGCGCCAACTTGGTACGAGGTTCGAATTTCCGAGCAAGGCTACTTAGGTCGACGCGGTGGCCAAGTCGAACTAATGGTTTCGGTCAATCCACAAAGCATGGCCGACGACGTAAATAGTGTCTGCCCTGGTGGTTACTTCTTTTACGACAACACCTATCCGCTGGATTTCAAATTAATCCGCGACGACATCCACTATATTGGCTTACCGCTAACCGAGATTACTAACAATGCGTTTAGTAATCCTCGTTTGCAACAATTGTTCAAAAACATTATCTATGTGGGCTCACTCGCCTATTTGATCGGCATCGAATTCGAAGCCTTAGAGAGCATCGTTAACGATACGTTCAAACGTAAACCAAAACTGATTCCACCGAACATAGAAGCGCTGCAACTCGGTTTTGACGAAGCCAAGAAAGTTTATGACAACCCACTTCCGCTGCAATTAAAACGCAGTCACAAAAATGACGGTAAAGTCTTACTAGAAGGCAATGCAGCATGTGGCTTAGGTGCGGTTTACGGCGGTGCGACGGTCTGTGCTTGGTATCCAATCACGCCATCAACGTCGGTTGCCGAAGGGTTTGAAAAATACGCTAAGCGATTTCGTATTGACCCTGAAACCGGTAAAAACAATTTTGCCATCGTGCAAGCCGAAGATGAATTATCGGCTATCGGCATGGTTATTGGTGCCAACTGGAACGGTGCGAGATCGTTTACTGCCACCAGTGGACCGGGCGTATCGTTGATGCAAGAATTTTTGGGTCTAGCCTATTTCGCTGAGATTCCTGCGGTGTTAATCGATGTGCAACGCACTGGCCCATCGACCGGCATGCCGACCCGCACTCAACAGTCCGACATATTGATATCGGCGTATGCCTCACATGGCGACACCAAACAGGTTCTGCTATTTCCAGCCACTCCCAAAGAGTGCTTTGAACTCACCGCAGACGCCTTTGATATCGCCGAACGATTACAGACTCCAGTGATTATGCTGACTGATCTAGATCTCGGCATGAACGAACATATATGCGACAACCTTGTGTGGGACGACACAAGATCCTACGACCGAGGCAAGCTCGTGTCCGCTGAAGATCTCGACAATATGGGACGTTTTGGTCGATACCTCGACGTCGATGGTGACGGTATTCCTTACCGCACGGTGGCCGGAACCCACCCTGAAAAAGGCGCTTATTTTACCCGCGGTACATCACGCGATGAATACGCGGTGTACACCGAAAAAGGAGAAGAGTATCAGCGCAACATGGAACGCTTAGAAGTTAAGTGGGCCACTGCACCGCAGTATCTTCCCAAGCCGATCGAAACCTTACGTGACGACTCTAATTCAGTTGGTGTAATTCATTTCGGCACCAGCAATGAAGCGACTCGAGAGGCGTTAGAAACACTCACAGCTGATGGCCATGCGGCTAACGACTTACGTGTACTCGCATTCCCATTCCACGCCGAAGTGCTTGAATTCATTGAACGTCACGACAAAATTTTTGTGGTTGAGCAAAACCGTGATGCGCAATTCAAATCGTTATTAGTAAACGAACTCGAAATACATCCAAAATCGCTGACCTCAGTGCTGCACTATAACGGCGACCCGATCAGCGCACGCGTGGTGCGCTCGGTCATCGAATCACATTTAGAAACCTCGAGCAGCCAACCCTCTGTGGCCGCGAACGACGCGCAACAATAG
- a CDS encoding DUF2164 domain-containing protein, translating into MKPVEFSSQEKEILVAKVKQYFAAELNQDIGQFDAEFLIDFFSLNVGGYYYNRGLSDAQLAIRSKLDDIEMEIESLEKVTEFVK; encoded by the coding sequence ATGAAGCCAGTAGAATTTAGTAGTCAAGAAAAAGAAATCCTCGTAGCCAAAGTTAAACAATATTTTGCGGCCGAACTTAACCAAGATATAGGTCAGTTCGATGCCGAATTCTTGATCGACTTCTTTTCGTTGAATGTCGGTGGCTATTACTACAATCGAGGATTGTCAGATGCACAGCTAGCCATACGCAGCAAACTTGATGATATTGAAATGGAAATCGAGAGCCTTGAAAAAGTCACAGAGTTTGTAAAATGA
- a CDS encoding FMN-binding negative transcriptional regulator, with product MHIPKVFQQQNQEQLLNVVKQYPFASLIVTSASGLEVNHIPLIYREVSGAPVLQGHIAKVNPVWQSLSDGSEALAVFSGPNCYVSPSYYPTKRENGRAVPTWNYVAVHVSGLIRFIHDAQWNESMLRELTLEHEAGRAEPWSLDDAPRAYIDKLLPAIVGVELSSLSFSGKWKLSQNQPPRNQLGVVSGLEQEPSDAAQKIAQLVRNIANY from the coding sequence ATGCACATTCCAAAAGTCTTTCAGCAACAGAATCAGGAGCAACTCCTGAATGTGGTAAAGCAGTACCCTTTTGCTAGTCTAATAGTGACTTCGGCGAGTGGTTTGGAGGTTAATCACATTCCCTTGATTTATCGTGAGGTGAGTGGTGCACCGGTGCTGCAAGGTCATATCGCCAAGGTTAATCCTGTCTGGCAATCTCTGTCAGACGGTTCCGAGGCATTAGCCGTATTCAGTGGGCCCAACTGCTATGTGTCACCGAGTTATTATCCAACTAAACGCGAAAACGGTCGTGCGGTGCCCACATGGAATTATGTGGCGGTACATGTCTCTGGTTTAATACGTTTCATTCATGACGCACAATGGAATGAATCGATGTTGCGCGAGCTAACCTTAGAGCATGAGGCGGGGCGAGCCGAGCCGTGGTCACTGGACGATGCACCACGAGCTTATATAGATAAACTGTTACCGGCCATTGTTGGTGTTGAATTATCAAGCCTCAGCTTCAGCGGCAAGTGGAAATTAAGTCAAAATCAGCCGCCGCGAAATCAACTCGGTGTGGTATCTGGTTTAGAACAGGAGCCGAGCGATGCCGCACAAAAAATAGCGCAGTTGGTGCGCAATATTGCGAACTACTAA
- a CDS encoding MerC domain-containing protein: MLKSTSLDKLAIFLSGICLVHCLVAPILITLLPIVSLSVTVEEVLFHQLLLWLVIPTSVVGLFLGCRKHRRWSIVITGGAGMAILIAVATFGHSWFGLTGEKWVTTLGGLVLACSHFLNYRACQSITCASSRCETQHHH, encoded by the coding sequence ATGCTTAAATCCACATCGTTAGACAAACTTGCCATTTTCCTGTCAGGCATCTGTCTCGTGCACTGCTTGGTCGCGCCAATTCTAATCACCTTGCTACCAATCGTGTCACTCAGTGTTACGGTTGAAGAAGTATTATTTCACCAACTACTGCTTTGGCTAGTGATTCCGACCAGTGTGGTGGGACTCTTTCTTGGATGTCGTAAACACCGTCGCTGGTCAATTGTAATAACCGGCGGCGCTGGCATGGCCATTCTTATTGCGGTCGCCACGTTTGGTCACAGCTGGTTCGGGCTTACCGGCGAGAAATGGGTAACAACCTTGGGCGGCTTAGTGCTAGCATGCTCTCATTTCCTCAACTACCGAGCTTGCCAGTCAATCACCTGCGCATCGTCACGCTGCGAAACACAGCATCACCACTGA
- a CDS encoding LexA family protein, with amino-acid sequence MSTKNTSHGGARSGAGRPKGSGKYKEPTKAIRVPESSVSYIKEFLEGYPDVVEIGSSVRDSSDNVHRLEIPLYSSSVAAGIPSPAEDHIEDTLDLNDYMVRRPDSTFMLRVEGESMKNAGILPNDILIVDRSLKAEHNKIVIAAVDGELTVKRLYHRGGLVRLLPENPAYPDIELESESDLVIWGVVIGSFRRFQSF; translated from the coding sequence ATGAGCACAAAAAACACATCTCACGGAGGAGCTCGAAGCGGCGCAGGAAGGCCTAAAGGGTCTGGCAAATATAAAGAGCCGACCAAGGCTATTCGCGTGCCCGAAAGTAGCGTTAGCTATATTAAAGAGTTCTTGGAAGGATACCCAGACGTAGTTGAGATTGGCTCGTCAGTCCGCGATTCATCGGACAATGTGCATCGACTCGAGATTCCCTTATATAGCTCCAGTGTAGCCGCTGGTATACCGTCTCCCGCTGAAGACCATATCGAAGACACATTAGATTTAAATGACTATATGGTGCGACGCCCCGACAGTACGTTTATGTTGCGGGTTGAAGGCGAGTCAATGAAAAACGCCGGCATTTTGCCAAACGACATACTGATAGTTGATCGGTCACTTAAAGCGGAACACAACAAAATTGTGATCGCAGCGGTCGACGGCGAACTCACCGTTAAGCGCTTATATCACCGTGGCGGATTGGTTCGTTTATTACCAGAAAATCCGGCCTACCCTGATATCGAATTAGAGTCAGAGTCAGACCTCGTTATCTGGGGCGTGGTGATTGGCAGCTTTCGCCGATTCCAATCCTTTTAA
- a CDS encoding SGNH/GDSL hydrolase family protein — protein MNQRLKLNLILLLSVLSLTTSQAEQPPANTADSATDSASSTITPELAPKTTAELAAAPHSIVVLGDSVAAGEGINYGYRYDNTSLLGARWIGGTDAPIWQPPYPLCHDSAQAYGNVIANDLGANLAKFACTGATYQNGLVGQREYNGKIYRPAEFGTPSQLNPDYKQAAPDTVIITFGADDVNFVDIVTFCATGYTLADAEEVERIFNSVDVSATIKAKFTEKYPDQATYVKHKQAKLDTGSLFSSYCTAKNPGKPIQEYFWKLVNNGTLRKHYLDMVSAIQTAGKQAGKVPNIIFTTYHNPLPTASESIDCHDLLDLDRAEVDYLNTLEATLDRVIKDTLTGIPGVQVADISQVMDGHRWCSDDPWTYGLSVLWLNRDSQAPFHPTPAGQRAIADIVKGFIK, from the coding sequence ATGAATCAACGTTTGAAGTTAAACCTAATACTACTACTTAGTGTGTTGTCCCTTACGACGAGCCAAGCCGAACAGCCCCCGGCTAATACCGCGGACTCCGCCACAGACTCCGCTTCGTCCACCATCACGCCTGAGCTAGCACCAAAAACGACTGCAGAACTGGCTGCTGCGCCACATTCAATTGTTGTCTTGGGCGACTCGGTTGCGGCTGGAGAAGGCATAAATTATGGCTATCGCTATGACAATACTAGTCTATTGGGGGCACGCTGGATTGGTGGTACTGACGCCCCCATCTGGCAACCTCCCTATCCACTGTGCCATGATTCCGCACAGGCTTATGGCAATGTAATTGCCAATGACTTAGGCGCAAATCTCGCAAAATTCGCATGTACTGGCGCTACTTACCAGAACGGGCTAGTCGGTCAACGAGAATATAATGGCAAGATCTACCGTCCAGCCGAGTTCGGCACGCCCAGCCAGCTAAACCCAGACTACAAACAAGCAGCTCCTGACACAGTAATTATTACATTTGGTGCCGATGATGTGAATTTTGTTGATATCGTCACATTCTGTGCGACCGGCTATACCTTGGCGGACGCCGAAGAGGTTGAGCGTATTTTTAACAGTGTCGACGTATCAGCGACCATTAAAGCGAAGTTCACAGAAAAGTACCCAGACCAAGCAACATATGTAAAACATAAACAAGCAAAGCTCGACACCGGATCACTATTTTCGTCTTACTGTACTGCAAAAAATCCAGGCAAACCAATTCAAGAGTATTTTTGGAAATTAGTGAATAATGGCACCTTAAGAAAGCACTATCTAGATATGGTCTCAGCCATCCAAACGGCCGGAAAACAGGCGGGGAAAGTCCCGAATATAATCTTCACCACCTATCACAACCCCTTGCCTACGGCATCTGAATCAATCGATTGTCATGATTTATTAGACCTTGATCGCGCCGAAGTCGATTACTTGAACACGCTAGAAGCCACACTCGACCGTGTTATAAAAGACACACTCACCGGAATTCCTGGCGTGCAAGTTGCCGATATTTCGCAAGTGATGGATGGCCACCGTTGGTGCAGTGACGACCCTTGGACCTACGGCTTAAGTGTGCTGTGGCTTAATCGTGACAGCCAAGCACCGTTTCATCCGACACCGGCCGGTCAACGCGCCATCGCCGACATTGTAAAGGGGTTTATCAAATAG
- a CDS encoding DUF2007 domain-containing protein, with translation MQCVYEASSGIEAHMIKNLLGQDGISAEVLGEHLQGGIGDLQAIGMVRVIVSENDLPEAQALINEWESMQLPVDPNEQETLRKPSGRLSFFIFGFVLGMLAMLMLVGASRL, from the coding sequence ATGCAATGTGTTTACGAAGCATCGTCCGGCATTGAAGCCCACATGATTAAGAACTTGTTGGGCCAAGACGGTATCTCAGCCGAAGTACTTGGCGAGCACTTACAAGGTGGTATTGGCGATTTACAAGCCATTGGAATGGTGCGAGTAATTGTTAGCGAAAACGATCTCCCTGAAGCGCAAGCGCTCATTAATGAGTGGGAATCTATGCAGCTACCGGTCGACCCAAACGAGCAAGAAACTCTGCGTAAACCAAGCGGGCGGCTTAGCTTTTTTATCTTCGGCTTTGTACTGGGAATGCTCGCCATGTTAATGCTGGTTGGCGCTTCCAGACTATAA
- the sugE gene encoding quaternary ammonium compound efflux SMR transporter SugE — protein MSWFILSVAGLLEVGWAIGLKYTEGFSKFWPTVGTVFALVSSVLLLGIAMRALPVGTAYAVWVGIGAIGTATLGIILFNEPADILKILSLGFILIGIVGLKLAHS, from the coding sequence ATGAGCTGGTTCATTCTTTCCGTGGCGGGGCTGCTTGAGGTTGGGTGGGCAATTGGGTTGAAGTATACCGAGGGCTTTAGCAAATTTTGGCCAACAGTCGGGACCGTGTTTGCGCTAGTTTCGAGTGTTTTATTGCTTGGTATCGCAATGAGAGCGTTACCTGTTGGTACAGCTTATGCTGTGTGGGTTGGCATCGGTGCTATTGGCACCGCAACGCTTGGGATAATTTTGTTCAACGAGCCCGCTGACATACTGAAAATCCTTAGTTTGGGATTTATTCTTATTGGTATTGTTGGCCTTAAACTGGCGCATTCCTAA
- a CDS encoding esterase/lipase family protein, which translates to MARTEHSMDKMSAELSKEGYLVVNYGYPSTSENIDEIATTHVAKAVSECENAAPVNFVTHSLGGIVLRKYLSMTKPETLGRVVMLGPPNQGSEVVDTLKNVPGFKLINGPAGMQLGTDDDSVPNSLGPVAYPVGVIAGSATINPILSQMLPNPDDGKVSVERTKVDGMSDHIVVPVSHPFLMHNPEVIAQVKSFLKAGKFLRDELGR; encoded by the coding sequence ATGGCACGTACCGAGCATTCGATGGATAAAATGAGTGCTGAGCTTAGCAAGGAGGGGTACTTAGTGGTTAACTATGGCTACCCTTCAACGAGTGAAAATATCGATGAAATTGCCACCACTCATGTTGCTAAAGCGGTGTCGGAGTGTGAAAACGCAGCTCCTGTGAATTTTGTCACTCATTCTCTTGGCGGCATTGTATTACGCAAGTATTTGAGTATGACTAAACCTGAGACGCTTGGTCGGGTGGTCATGCTTGGTCCGCCTAATCAAGGCAGCGAAGTTGTCGATACCTTAAAGAATGTTCCGGGCTTCAAGTTAATAAATGGACCTGCTGGCATGCAACTCGGTACCGATGATGACAGCGTACCCAATTCCTTGGGGCCTGTTGCTTATCCGGTTGGTGTCATCGCCGGCAGCGCAACTATCAATCCGATTTTATCGCAGATGCTTCCCAATCCAGACGACGGCAAGGTCTCAGTCGAGCGTACCAAAGTAGATGGCATGTCGGATCATATTGTTGTGCCGGTGTCACACCCTTTTTTAATGCATAACCCCGAGGTAATAGCGCAGGTGAAGTCGTTTTTAAAGGCCGGAAAATTTCTTCGTGATGAGCTTGGCCGGTGA
- the dbpA gene encoding ATP-dependent RNA helicase DbpA — MNQYAFSSLELNPALVSNLESLEFNSMTAIQALSLPFILVGQDVIAQGQTGSGKTAAFGLGLLNKIDVSQFAVQALVLCPTRELAEQVSGEIRRLGRSIPNVKLLTLYGGTPIKAQTESLAKGVHIVVGTPGRIEDHLNKGSLPLEALNTLVLDEADRMLDMGFQKTLDAIIELIPRKRQTLLFSATFPPEIESIAKRITTDAEFLKVAPTQDTVRIDETLYKVANEKERIEALQRLLMPLENQPTVVFCNTRADTQSVAGSLKSRGFSASALHGDMEQKDRDQTLLRFANGSINVLVATDVAARGLDIESLDVVINYHLPKELDVYTHRIGRTGRAGAKGYSYSLFQASEEFRVSKLEGVLGRSLSIGELPPMAVLSQSPARPKMSTLRIEGGKKQKLRPGDLVGALTKGEDIAGTQLGKIQIMDNWAYIAVERDVAKLALRKLSDGKIKGKSFRCRLV, encoded by the coding sequence ATGAACCAGTATGCTTTTTCATCACTAGAGCTAAACCCCGCTTTGGTGAGCAACCTTGAGTCTTTGGAGTTTAATTCCATGACCGCCATCCAAGCCTTGAGTCTGCCATTCATTCTGGTCGGCCAAGACGTGATTGCACAGGGCCAAACTGGCTCCGGCAAAACCGCCGCATTTGGACTCGGTTTGCTTAACAAAATAGACGTATCACAGTTCGCCGTTCAAGCCTTGGTATTGTGCCCTACGCGCGAACTTGCCGAGCAGGTGTCAGGCGAAATTCGTCGTCTGGGTCGGAGCATCCCGAATGTTAAATTACTAACGCTTTACGGTGGCACGCCGATCAAAGCGCAAACCGAATCTTTGGCTAAGGGCGTGCATATTGTGGTGGGCACACCGGGTCGTATCGAAGATCACTTGAACAAAGGCAGCCTACCGTTAGAAGCGCTCAACACCTTGGTGCTCGATGAAGCCGATCGTATGTTAGATATGGGTTTCCAAAAAACCTTGGATGCGATTATCGAACTGATTCCGCGCAAACGCCAGACCTTACTGTTCAGCGCCACCTTCCCGCCTGAAATTGAATCTATCGCAAAGCGTATTACTACTGACGCCGAGTTTCTTAAAGTAGCACCAACCCAAGATACCGTACGGATCGACGAGACACTTTACAAAGTCGCCAATGAGAAAGAACGCATTGAAGCACTACAGCGCTTACTTATGCCGTTGGAAAATCAACCCACGGTGGTTTTTTGCAATACACGGGCTGACACTCAAAGCGTCGCAGGCTCACTCAAGAGTCGCGGTTTTAGTGCCTCGGCCTTACACGGCGACATGGAGCAAAAAGATCGCGACCAAACATTGCTACGCTTCGCCAATGGCAGCATCAACGTGTTGGTAGCCACCGATGTCGCTGCGCGCGGCTTAGACATTGAGTCATTGGATGTGGTGATTAACTACCACCTACCTAAAGAGTTAGATGTCTACACTCACCGTATTGGACGCACCGGTCGAGCGGGGGCTAAAGGTTATTCTTATTCGCTATTTCAAGCGTCTGAAGAATTCCGAGTAAGCAAATTGGAAGGTGTTCTGGGGCGATCACTGAGCATCGGTGAATTGCCGCCTATGGCGGTTCTGTCGCAATCTCCTGCCCGCCCCAAGATGTCGACGCTGCGAATCGAAGGCGGAAAGAAACAGAAGCTTCGCCCGGGCGACTTAGTCGGCGCATTAACCAAAGGCGAAGACATTGCTGGGACCCAACTCGGCAAGATCCAGATTATGGATAACTGGGCCTACATTGCGGTGGAACGAGATGTGGCTAAGCTTGCGCTGCGCAAACTGAGTGATGGCAAAATTAAGGGCAAGTCGTTTCGTTGCCGCCTAGTTTAA
- a CDS encoding 2-oxoacid:ferredoxin oxidoreductase subunit beta gives MSFFKPTFRHPEAPKNSLGLTSRAYEGGISTLCAGCGHDSISAAIIQAVWGLNIEPHRVAKMSGIGCSSKSPNYFLNKAHGFNSVHGRMPSVTTGANVANRELLYIGVSGDGDTASIGMGQFAHVIRRNLNMSYIVENNGCYGLTKGQDSATADEGSKSKKGTINPFEAIDLVALALELGATFVARSFSGDKQQLVPLLKAAMSHKGFALIDVISPCVTFNNHAGSTKSYDYTREHVQAGAVVDFVPHAQEITLDQIKGSTQQVELHNGDSVRLSKLDDDYDPTNRQHAIQVLHEHKANDKLLTGLIYLEPESENFHEMLNVPDTPLNKLEQSVLCPGASILDEINEGLR, from the coding sequence ATGAGCTTTTTCAAACCTACTTTCCGACATCCAGAAGCCCCCAAAAATAGCCTTGGTTTAACCTCGCGTGCATACGAAGGTGGCATCTCCACGCTCTGTGCAGGCTGCGGCCACGACTCAATTAGCGCGGCAATTATTCAAGCCGTGTGGGGACTCAATATTGAGCCGCACCGAGTCGCCAAAATGTCCGGCATTGGATGCTCGTCAAAGTCACCAAACTATTTTCTGAATAAAGCCCACGGCTTTAACTCAGTGCACGGGCGTATGCCGTCGGTAACTACCGGTGCAAACGTCGCCAACCGTGAGTTACTGTACATCGGCGTATCCGGTGATGGTGACACTGCATCGATCGGCATGGGGCAATTTGCTCATGTCATTCGCCGCAACCTAAATATGAGCTACATTGTTGAGAACAATGGCTGCTACGGATTAACCAAGGGTCAAGATTCAGCGACTGCTGACGAAGGCTCCAAAAGCAAAAAAGGCACCATCAACCCGTTTGAGGCCATCGACTTAGTTGCCTTAGCGCTAGAGCTCGGCGCCACCTTTGTGGCTCGCAGCTTTTCTGGAGATAAACAACAGTTAGTGCCTCTGCTGAAAGCCGCCATGTCCCACAAAGGCTTTGCCTTAATCGATGTGATATCGCCCTGCGTAACGTTCAATAATCACGCCGGTTCAACCAAAAGCTATGATTACACGCGAGAGCATGTGCAAGCCGGTGCCGTGGTTGATTTCGTGCCACACGCTCAAGAAATAACGCTGGACCAAATCAAGGGTTCCACGCAGCAAGTGGAACTCCACAACGGTGATTCGGTACGCTTGAGTAAATTAGATGACGACTATGACCCAACTAACCGTCAACACGCCATCCAAGTGCTTCATGAACATAAAGCCAACGATAAATTACTCACTGGACTGATTTATCTTGAACCTGAGTCGGAGAATTTTCACGAGATGCTAAATGTTCCGGATACACCGCTGAACAAACTAGAGCAATCGGTGCTGTGTCCTGGCGCATCAATACTTGATGAGATCAACGAAGGCTTAAGATAA